DNA from Kitasatospora herbaricolor:
TGCGGCTGTCGGCCGACCTGTCCGGCGAAGACCTGCTGCGAGCCCTGCGGGCGACCCCGGCCAGCGAGTACCTGGTGGTCGAGCCGGACGGGTCCGCGTACGGGGTGCTGGCGCTGACCGACGTGGAGCAGCGGCTCAGCAAGGCCGTCGCGGGCCGCTGAGGAGCGTCCGCGGACCGTCCCGTCCGGGGCTGCCGAGGAGCCCGGACGAGGCGTCCGGAGCCGTCGGACGGCCCTCGCCGGGCGGCCGGCGTGACCACAGTGATCACTGTGGTCGGTGGGGCGGCTGTCAGCCCTTAGAATTGTCCGCATGTCCGAACCGACCGGTGCCACCCGCCGACGCGGGCCCTTCCAGGTCGGGGACCAGGTCCAGCTGACCGACCCCAAGGGCCGCCACTACACGTTCACGCTCCAGGCCGGGAACCAGTTCCACACCCACAAGGGTGCGTTCCCCCACGACGAGCTGATCGGCGCCCCCGAGGGCACGGTCGTGCGCACCACGGGCAACGTCCCGTACCTCGCGCTGCGCCCCCTGCTCCCCGACTACGTCCTGTCCATGCCCCGCGGCGCCGCCGTGATCTACCCCAAGGACGCGGGGCAGATCCTGGCGATGGCCGACATCTTCGCCGGCGCCCGCGTGGTCGAGGCCGGCGTCGGCTCCGGCGCGCTCAGCACCTACCTGCTGCGCGCCGTCGGCGACACCGGCCTGCTGGCCTCCTACGAGCGCCGCCAGGACTTCGCGGACATCGCCAAGGGCAATGTCGAGCGCTACTTCGGCGGCCCGCACCCGGCCTGGAAGCTCACCGTCGGTGACCTCCAGGACAACCTGGTCGAGGCCGACGTCGACCGCGTCATCCTCGACATGCTCGCCCCCTGGGAATGCCTGGACGTCGCCTCCAAGGCGCTCGTCCCCGGCGGTCTGATCTGCTGCTACGTGGCCACCACCACGCAGATGTCCAAGACCGTCGAGGCGCTGCGCGACCACGGCACCTTCACCGAGCCGCAGGCCTGGGAGACCATGGTCCGCACCTGGCACCTGGAGGGCCTGGCCGTCCGCCCGGACCACCGCATGATCGGCCACACCGGCTTCCTGCTGACCTCCCGCCGCCTCGCGGACGGCGTCGAGCCGCCGCTGCGCCGCCGTCGCCCGGCCAAGGGCGCGTACGGCGAGGAGTACGACAACGGGGCCCCCGAGCAGAGCCTCCAGGAACGGGCCGCCGCCCGCGCCGCCGCCAGGGCCACCGGCACGGACGCGTCCGGCGCGCCGGACCTGGGCTGACCGCGGGACACCACCGCGAGACCACCGCGAGGGGCGGTACGAAGGGCTCAGGCCCTCCGTACCGCCCCTCGTGTCGTCGCAGGTGGGGCGAGCCCCGGCGGCCGTCCGACCCCCTGTGGGGGCCGCCGGCGGCGTGTGGGAGGATGCTCGCTCACAGACACCCGCCGTGCCCGGCGAGGGCACCGTACCGGTGGAGGGGAACTCCTGGTGGAAGCAGCGGTCGGGACGGCGTTGGCCGAGGGGACGACCGGGGGAGGTGCCCGGCCGCCGGCCGGGCCGGGGCACGCCCGTCCCGGCGTGAAGCACTGGGCGGTGGTGGCCGCCGGCTGCGCCGCGGTGGTGGCCGGTGCGCTCGCGGCGGGCCCGGCGTCCGGAACGCCCGGGCCGATACGCACGGCCCCCAGGGCCCTGCCGGCCGCCGAGGCACCCGATCCGGCCAAGGCCGAACTTCCCCTCGACTGCGGACCCTTCCCGGTGAAGATCTCGGTGCACTTCGGCGCCGACCTGGGGGACGGCAAGCCCGGCACGGTGGCCGCCGCCCACTGCGACGCCGAGAACGGCACCCCGCCGGACGCGGTCTACCTGCTCGGCCCGGGCCAGGACGGCAGGCCTGTGGTGCTCGCCACCCTGCTCTCGGAGCAGGAGAACCTGACGGTGAGCAGGCTGACCCTGCGCAGTGACGGTGTCGTCACCGGCCACGCCCAGGGTTACTCCTCGGACGACGTCCCGCGGTTCAGCCCGGACGTCTCACTCGACCTCACCTGGGCCCGCCAGGGCGGCCGCTGGACCCGCACCCAGACCCCGGCCCCGCCCGCCCGGGCCTGACGCCCGCCGAACCCCCGCGGGGCAGGTCCCGCACCCGCGGCGCCCGGCACCGCCGGCCGTCGACCCGACCTGCCCCCGCCGCCGTCCGCCCCGCCGTCGCCGACCCGCGGCAGGCCACGGCCGCGAGCGGGCCGGAAGGTGCGCGCCCCTACCGCCCCGGGAGGCGAACCGAGCCCTAATCAGCAGCCTCGGGCCCGTACACCTCGACCTGGTCCGCCACCCGGCGTACGTGGATGCAGTCGCCCGGGCACTCCTTGGCCGAGTCCACCACGTCCTGAAGCAGGGTCAGCGGCACCGGCGCCGTGTCGCCCGGCTGCTGGCGCAGCTCGTCGTCCGCGCCCTTCACGTACGCGAGGCCGTCGATGTCCAGCTCGAAGACCTCCGGCGCGTACTGCACACAGATGCCGTCGCCGGTGCAGAGATCCTGGTCGATCCACACCTCCAGCGGCTCGCCCGCTGCCGTCGCCTCACCGGTCACCGACATGTCTCCTGCCGTTCTGTCCCGGGTCGCCCCGTAATCGGGGGCAATCCCGCCATTCGTACAACGATCCGACCGGCACTCGTGGTCGCGATCGGATATCGACTCGCTCGACGATACATCTGGTCCGCTTTGGCCGGTGCGCGGTGGGTATCTCTTAAAGCAGAGGGGAAGCACGCGAGGGCGAAGATCGGACACGCCCGTTCCATCTTTCTTGATCTAGGGGTTTACATACCCCTGGTCCCAGGTAGGGTCTGGAAGCGTCCAGCTCCCCGGAGGAGGTGAGGACCGTGGCAGCCCACGATGACGACTACAACCGCAGCCCTGGCAGGCCCGCTCGTGGTTCCGACGAGGCCGCTCAGGTCTCGTACCTCGAGCAGGAAATCGCTGTCCTGCGCCGCAAGCTCGCCGACTCGCCGCGCAATTCGAGAATCCTCGAAGAGCGGATCGTCGAGCTCCAGACCAACCTGGCCGGCGTGACCGCCCAGAACGAACGGCTCGCCTCCACCCTTCGGGAGGCCCGCGACCAGATCGTGGCCCTCAAGGAGGAAGTGGACAGGCTGGCCCAGCCCCCCGCCGGATTCGGCACCTTCCTCGACCAGAACGAGGACGGCACCGCAGACATCTTCACCGGCGGTCGCAAGCTGCGCGTCAACGTCAGCCCGAGCGTCGAGCTCGACGAGCTGCGCCGCGGCCAGGAAGTGATGCTCAACGAGGCCCTCAACATCGTGGACGCGATGGCCTTCGAGAGCATCGGCGACATCGTCACCCTCAAGGAAGTCCTTGAGGACGGCGAGCGCGCGCTGGTCACCGGGCACACCGACGAGGAGCGGGTGGTCCGGCTCGCCGAACCGCTGCGCGACATCACCCTGCGTCCGGGCGACGCCCTCCTGCTGGAGTCCCGCTCCGGCTACGTCTACGAGGTCGTGCCCAAGTCGGAGGTCGAGGACCTGGTCCTCGAGGAGGTCCCCGACATCGACTACCGGCAGATCGGCGGTCTGGCCAACCAGATCGAGCAGATCCGCGACGCGGTCGAACTGCCCTACCTGCACGCCGACCTGTTCAAGGAGTACGAGCTCCGGCCGCCGAAGGGCGTCCTGCTCTACGGCCCTCCCGGCTGTGGCAAGACGCTGATCGCCAAGGCGGTGGCGAACTCGCTCGCCAAGAAGGTCGCCGAGGTCACCGGCCGCCCGCAGGGCAAGAGCTACTTCCTCAACATCAAGGGCCCCGAGCTCCTCAACAAGTACGTCGGCGAGACCGAGCGGCAGATCCGCCTGGTCTTCCAGCGGGCTCGTGAGAAGGCCGGCGAGGGCACGCCCGTCATCGTCTTCTTCGACGAGATGGAGTCGCTCTTCCGCACCCGCGGCTCGGGTGTCAGCTCGGACGTGGAGAACACCATCGTCCCGCAGCTGCTGGCCGAGATCGACGGTGTGGAGGGCCTGGAGAACGTCATCGTGATCGGTGCCTCGAACCGTGAGGACATGATCGACCCGGCGATCCTGCGGCCCGGCCGGCTGGACGTCAAGATCAAGATCGAGCGTCCGGACGCCGAGGCGGCCAAGGACATCTTCTCGAAGTACCTCAAGGACTCGCTGCCCTTCCACCCCGACGACCTCAAGGAGCACGACGGCTCGGTGGACTCCACCGTGGCGGCGATGATCCAGGCGGTGGTCGAGCGGATGTACACCGAGACCGAGGAGAACCGCTTCCTGGAGGTCACCTACGCCAACGGTGACAAGGAGGTCCTGTACTTCAAGGACTTCAACTCCGGCGCCATGATCCAGAACATCGTGGACCGGGCGAAGAAGATGGCCATCAAGGACTTCCTCGACCACGGCCAGCGCGGTCTGCGCGTCTCCCACCTGCTCGCCGCCTGCGTGGACGAGTTCAAGGAGAACGAGGACCTGCCCAACACCACCAACCCGGACGACTGGGCCCGTATCTCCGGCAAGAAGGGTGAGCGGATCGTCTTCATCCGCACGCTCGTCACCGGCAAGCAGGGTGCCGAGTCCGGCCGCTCCATCGACACCGTGGCCAACACGGGGCAGTACCTCTAACCAGGTCCCTCCCCGTTCCGCCGACCCCGTCCGGCTGTGGCGCCTCGCGGCCCCGCAGCCGGACGGCGCGTCTCAGGGCCGGCCTGTCGGTGCGGCGTTCTAGGCTCTACCCACCGTTCGCGGGCGTCCGGCCCGGGAGGGTGCTGTTCAGCGGTACGTCAGTGCGTTCCGCCCGTGGGGGGCGGCGCACAGGGCAAGGAGGGCCGCATGACCGTACGGCGCGTGATGGGGATCGAGACCGAGTACGGAATCTCCGTACCCGGGCACCCGAACGCCAACGCCATGCTCACCTCGTCCCAGATCGTCAACGCGTACGCGGCGGCGATGCACCGGGCTCGGCGGGCCCGCTGGGACTTCGAGGAGGAGAATCCGCTGCGCGACGCCCGGGGCTTCGACCTCGCGCGGGACGTCGCCGACGCCAGCCAGCTGACCGACGAGGACATCGGTCTGGCCAACATCATCCTCACCAACGGGGCCCGGTTCTACGTGGACCACGCCCATCCGGAGTACAGCTCGCCCGAGGTCACCAACCCGCGCGACGCCGTGCTCTGGGACAAGGCCGGCGAGCGGATCATGGCGGCCGCCGCGGCGCGCGCCCTGGAGCTGCCCAACGGGCAGACCATCCACCTGTACAAGAACAACACGGACAACAAGGGCGCCTCCTACGGCACCCACGAGAACTACCTGATGAAGCGGTCGACGCCGTTCGCCGACATCGTCCGCCACCTCACGCCGTTCTTCGTCTCCCGCCAGGTGGTCACCGGCGCCGGCCGGGTGGGCCTGGGCCAGGACGGCTCGGTGCACGGCTTCCAGCTGAGCCAGCGCGCCGACTACTTCGAGGTCGAGGTCGGTCTGGAGACGACCCTCAAGCGCCCGATCATCAACACCCGCGACGAACCGCACGCCGACGCCGAGAAGTACCGCCGGCTGCACGTGATCATCGGGGACGCCAACCTCTCCGAGATCTCCACCTACCTCAAGCTGGGCACCACGGCGCTGGTCCTGTCGATGATCGAGGACGCCTTCATCGCCTCCGACCTCGCCGTCGACCAGCCCGTGCGGACCCTGCACCGGGTCTCCCACGACTCCACCCTGAAGCACCTGATCACACTGCGCAGCGGGCGCCGGCTGACCGCCGTCCAGCTCCAGATGGAGTACTGCGAGCTGGCCCGCAAGTACGTCGAGGACCGCTTCGGCAACGACGCGGACGAGCAGACCGTGGACGTGCTGGCCCGCTGGGAGGACGTCCTCGGGCGGCTGGAGCGCGATCCGATGAGCCTGTCCCGGCAGCTGGACTGGGTGGCCAAGAAGGAGATCCTGGAGGGCTACCGCAGCCGCGACGGGGTCGGCTGGGACAGCTCCCGGCTGCAGCTGGTCGACCTGCAGTACAGCGACGTCCGGGCGGAGAAGGGCCTCTACAACCGCCTGGTGGCCCGTGGGCGGTTCGAACGGCTGGTCACCGAGGAGGAGGTCCAGCGGGCGGCCGCCAAGCCCCCGGAGGACACCAGGGCGTACTTCCGCGGCCGCTGCCTGGAGCAGTACGCCGAGCACGTCGCGGCGGCCTCCTGGGACTCGGTCATCTTCGACCTGCCCGGCCGGGACTCGCTCCAGCGGGTGCCCACCCTGGAGCCCCTGCGCGGGACGCGCAACCACGTCAAGGAGCTGCTGGACCGCTGCCGCACGGCCGAGGACCTGGTCCGGGTGCTCTCCGGCGACCGCGGCCAGGCCGGCACCTGAACGGCCCGCCGACCGCGTCCGTCCGGGTCACCCGGTAACTTTTCGATCACCACGGGTGAACGCCTCCTGAATGGGAATCATCCGGGGGAGCGCCGGACGTTGGACAGGAAGCGCCACACGCAAACCGGGAGCGATTCCCGCACCCGGTGTATAGGGTCGACGCAGTGGTGAAGACCCAGGAACACCAAGCCGTGCCAGACGAGTGAGCGGGGTGAGGGAAATGGCGGACAAGGACACCGGTGGCGGCCAGCAGCGGGCGAACCGTGCCTCCGAGGAGGTCGAGGAGCAGGCTGCGGAGGCGCAGAATTCCGAGGAGCTCCAGGAGCGCCAGGAAAAGCTGAGCGACGACGTCGACGCGGTCCTGGACGAAATCGACGAGGTCCTCGAGTCGAATGCCGAGGATTTCGTGCGGCAATTCGTCCAGAAGGGCGGCCAGTAGCGGCCCGGGCGCAGTCGGGAGGCCGGCCGGCAGAGCGGCCGGGAGGGCGGTCCGGGGCCCGCGGGAAGAGCGGCCCGGACCATTCGCGGAATTCACGGTTGCGACCGCCGAGGGCGGGCGGGCGGCGTCGGCCTCCCGTCCGCCCGGGTCCGCCCCCGTCTCAGGTGGATAGTGATCGCCGGGCGGGTAGGGTGCGGGCAGCGCGCGCTTCAAGCTACCTGGAAGGAATCGTGTGGAAGCCAACACTCGTGGCACCGGGCGTCTACCGGCTGCCTTCCTGACCCCCGGGTCCTCCTCGTTCATGGACTTCCTGGCGGAGCACTCGCCGGAGCTGATCCCCGGCCGCCGCAGCCTCCCGGAGGGGCTCACCGTCGAGGCGCCGCACGGGACGACGATCGTCTCGGCGGTCTTCGACGGCGGCGTGGTGATCGCCGGTGACCGGCGCGCCACCATGGGCAACGTGATCGCCCAGCGCGACATCGAGAAGGTCTTCCCGGCCGACGAGTACAGCGCGGTCGGCATCGCCGGCACCGCCGGCCTCGCCGTCGAGATGGTGCGGCTCTTCCAGCTGGAGCTGGAGCACTACGAGAAGATCGAGGGCACCGTGCTCTCCTTCGAGGGCAAGGCCAACCGGCTCACCACGATGATCCGCGGCAACCTGGGGATGGCCATGCAGGGCCTGGCGGTCGTCCCGCTCTTCGCGGGCTACGACCAGGACCTCGACCGCGGCCGGATCTTCACCTACGACGTCACCGGCGGCCGCTCCGAGGAGCGCGGCTTCGCCGCCACCGGCTCCGGCTCGGTGTTCGCCCGGGGCTCGATGAAGAAGCTCTACCGCGAGGGCCTCTCCTCGCAGCAGGCCTCGATGCTGGTCGTCCAGGCGCTCTACGACGCCGCCGACGACGACTCCGCGACCGGTGGGCCCGACCTGGCCCGCAAGATCTTCCCGATCGTCTCGCTGATCACCGAGGACGGCTTCCGCAGGCTGTCCGAGTCCGAGGTCTCCGGCATCGCGCACTCGATCACCGACAAGCGGCTGGAGCACCCCAACGGTCCGCAGGCACCGCTGATCTAGTCCCTCCGCCCGATCCACCTCCCGACCCTCCCTCCCCGCCCCCGGGCCGGAGGGAGGTCCTGACAGAAGGGGACGACCGCCGGTGTCGACACCGTTCTACGTCTCGCCTCAGCAGGCCATGGCGGACCGCGCGGAGTACGCCCGCAAGGGCATCGCGCGCGGCCGTAGCGTGGTCGTGCTCACCTACGCCGACGGCATCGTCTTCGTCGCCGAGAACACCTCGCGGGCCCTGCACAAGGTGTCCGAGATCTACGACAAGATCGCCTTCGCGGCCGTCGGCCGCTACAACGAGTTCGAGAACCTGCGCATCGGCGGCGTCCGCTACGCCGACCTGCGCGGCTACTCCTACGACCGGGCCGACGTGACGGCCCGGGGCCTGGCCAACGTCTACGCCCAGACGCTGGGCACCATCTTCTCCTCGGTGGGGGAGAAGCCCTACGAGGTCGAACTGATCGTCGCGGAGGTCGG
Protein-coding regions in this window:
- the prcA gene encoding proteasome subunit alpha, which translates into the protein MSTPFYVSPQQAMADRAEYARKGIARGRSVVVLTYADGIVFVAENTSRALHKVSEIYDKIAFAAVGRYNEFENLRIGGVRYADLRGYSYDRADVTARGLANVYAQTLGTIFSSVGEKPYEVELIVAEVGRTPDDDQIYRLTPDGSVVDEQNSVVVGGNADSIGNYLGQRHQVGLSLTEALRLAVDSLARDPNGGSPRTLTPEQLEVAVLDRQRFQQRKFKRILGSQLGRLLDGDQSAEADDEDKPAATSE
- a CDS encoding ferredoxin, with protein sequence MSVTGEATAAGEPLEVWIDQDLCTGDGICVQYAPEVFELDIDGLAYVKGADDELRQQPGDTAPVPLTLLQDVVDSAKECPGDCIHVRRVADQVEVYGPEAAD
- the arc gene encoding proteasome ATPase produces the protein MAAHDDDYNRSPGRPARGSDEAAQVSYLEQEIAVLRRKLADSPRNSRILEERIVELQTNLAGVTAQNERLASTLREARDQIVALKEEVDRLAQPPAGFGTFLDQNEDGTADIFTGGRKLRVNVSPSVELDELRRGQEVMLNEALNIVDAMAFESIGDIVTLKEVLEDGERALVTGHTDEERVVRLAEPLRDITLRPGDALLLESRSGYVYEVVPKSEVEDLVLEEVPDIDYRQIGGLANQIEQIRDAVELPYLHADLFKEYELRPPKGVLLYGPPGCGKTLIAKAVANSLAKKVAEVTGRPQGKSYFLNIKGPELLNKYVGETERQIRLVFQRAREKAGEGTPVIVFFDEMESLFRTRGSGVSSDVENTIVPQLLAEIDGVEGLENVIVIGASNREDMIDPAILRPGRLDVKIKIERPDAEAAKDIFSKYLKDSLPFHPDDLKEHDGSVDSTVAAMIQAVVERMYTETEENRFLEVTYANGDKEVLYFKDFNSGAMIQNIVDRAKKMAIKDFLDHGQRGLRVSHLLAACVDEFKENEDLPNTTNPDDWARISGKKGERIVFIRTLVTGKQGAESGRSIDTVANTGQYL
- a CDS encoding tRNA (adenine-N1)-methyltransferase, giving the protein MSEPTGATRRRGPFQVGDQVQLTDPKGRHYTFTLQAGNQFHTHKGAFPHDELIGAPEGTVVRTTGNVPYLALRPLLPDYVLSMPRGAAVIYPKDAGQILAMADIFAGARVVEAGVGSGALSTYLLRAVGDTGLLASYERRQDFADIAKGNVERYFGGPHPAWKLTVGDLQDNLVEADVDRVILDMLAPWECLDVASKALVPGGLICCYVATTTQMSKTVEALRDHGTFTEPQAWETMVRTWHLEGLAVRPDHRMIGHTGFLLTSRRLADGVEPPLRRRRPAKGAYGEEYDNGAPEQSLQERAAARAAARATGTDASGAPDLG
- the prcB gene encoding proteasome subunit beta; amino-acid sequence: MEANTRGTGRLPAAFLTPGSSSFMDFLAEHSPELIPGRRSLPEGLTVEAPHGTTIVSAVFDGGVVIAGDRRATMGNVIAQRDIEKVFPADEYSAVGIAGTAGLAVEMVRLFQLELEHYEKIEGTVLSFEGKANRLTTMIRGNLGMAMQGLAVVPLFAGYDQDLDRGRIFTYDVTGGRSEERGFAATGSGSVFARGSMKKLYREGLSSQQASMLVVQALYDAADDDSATGGPDLARKIFPIVSLITEDGFRRLSESEVSGIAHSITDKRLEHPNGPQAPLI
- a CDS encoding ubiquitin-like protein Pup, with product MADKDTGGGQQRANRASEEVEEQAAEAQNSEELQERQEKLSDDVDAVLDEIDEVLESNAEDFVRQFVQKGGQ
- the dop gene encoding depupylase/deamidase Dop, with product MTVRRVMGIETEYGISVPGHPNANAMLTSSQIVNAYAAAMHRARRARWDFEEENPLRDARGFDLARDVADASQLTDEDIGLANIILTNGARFYVDHAHPEYSSPEVTNPRDAVLWDKAGERIMAAAAARALELPNGQTIHLYKNNTDNKGASYGTHENYLMKRSTPFADIVRHLTPFFVSRQVVTGAGRVGLGQDGSVHGFQLSQRADYFEVEVGLETTLKRPIINTRDEPHADAEKYRRLHVIIGDANLSEISTYLKLGTTALVLSMIEDAFIASDLAVDQPVRTLHRVSHDSTLKHLITLRSGRRLTAVQLQMEYCELARKYVEDRFGNDADEQTVDVLARWEDVLGRLERDPMSLSRQLDWVAKKEILEGYRSRDGVGWDSSRLQLVDLQYSDVRAEKGLYNRLVARGRFERLVTEEEVQRAAAKPPEDTRAYFRGRCLEQYAEHVAAASWDSVIFDLPGRDSLQRVPTLEPLRGTRNHVKELLDRCRTAEDLVRVLSGDRGQAGT